One genomic window of Streptomyces sp. NBC_01498 includes the following:
- a CDS encoding MbtH family protein yields MGIDDADTVFQVVTNEQDQYSIWFADRAVPAGWAADGPAGTKQECLKHIERVWTDMRPRSVRERSA; encoded by the coding sequence ATGGGGATCGACGACGCCGACACCGTCTTCCAGGTCGTCACCAACGAGCAGGACCAGTACTCCATCTGGTTCGCCGACCGCGCGGTACCCGCGGGCTGGGCCGCCGACGGTCCGGCCGGCACGAAGCAGGAATGCCTCAAGCACATCGAGCGGGTGTGGACCGACATGCGTCCTCGTTCGGTCCGCGAACGCTCCGCCTGA
- a CDS encoding condensation domain-containing protein encodes MSSSSYAGGVGSGESRDYSDYFVLPAAPAQRSLWFVCQLNPPSNAAYNVVSAVRLTGELDLVLLQQAVNAVVARHESLRTGVGLVDGDPHQLVLPEALVSLPVVDCADLSAEAAEARVQRLAREQAALPFALDAPPLLRLVLVREAPRRHTMIVTIHHLVCDSWSMDVFYADLAAAYRGLRERGRAGFGDLPVQYADYVGWLDEQLAGEQMERMTAHWQRALAGTTPLELPVDRPRDQGRGGDGGRVEERLDGTTTAALEELAKRSGGTLFMVLLTGFMATLARVTGQEDVVVGTPVAGRHHPDAEQLVGFFANTLVLRARLPLRGGFESAAGVVRDACLGAFSHDRMPFDRLVQEMRQTRALDRNPLFDVMFSMPNTPAAEVPLPGLTMAPVELTGTAAKFDLWLTVLPDGDGLRLQLDYDRGLYDAATAARIVELHRQVLADALRDPSVPVGALPLAAAPVPAQTPAVPAPAAVPVTVSELLARRGAEDAVLSSADAVLTLGELREWAADLAGRLRAEGIAGPGMRVTTPPVPSAGLIAVLLAVFEVGAVPAYGQRHDRAGAFVRRAEEEPGGWVITTGPRFDPVPDPGTPGPEATAWSAGDGGPEGSGAAVSHGALAAALAGVAERLSVTAEDDVLLLDGGAPPSPVDLLMPLAHARSLMLSGVQLAPAGPPAAFVLADPPTWRRVLTEGWEPPPGARLVCVGEVLAPDLVDMLTRTGRTVFLGRPGPQAAAMPAALAPLDERRGRRLGPPPAGVVRSLLDVRGMPVSGGLVGELHVADGTGTAVPVGLRCRRARDGALEAVGPGEGRLFVGDRAVPAAAVERVLAGFPGVGAAAVTTDPGASRLIAWLVPDGSVAAGTGPEREAFAADIRGRARSALPGYRVPAVFGVLDELPEAPGGGPDRGALPAPPAPAPREPVAEVAPRNGVERRVLAIFQDVLGLSVVGVHGDFFGLGGHSLLAAKLLSRVRAEFGLQVPVRDFFRLPTPAGLAAAIEELERARDRRPTSDEALLAQLAGMSDDEIDQLLRHMN; translated from the coding sequence GTGAGCAGTTCCTCGTACGCCGGTGGTGTCGGCAGCGGAGAGTCCAGGGACTACAGCGACTACTTCGTGCTGCCGGCCGCGCCGGCCCAGCGCAGCCTGTGGTTCGTCTGCCAGTTGAACCCGCCGAGCAATGCCGCGTACAACGTGGTGAGCGCGGTGCGGCTGACCGGCGAGCTGGACCTGGTGCTGCTCCAGCAGGCGGTCAACGCGGTGGTGGCGCGGCACGAGAGCCTGCGCACCGGGGTCGGGCTGGTCGACGGTGATCCGCACCAGCTGGTGCTGCCGGAGGCGCTGGTGTCGCTGCCGGTGGTCGACTGCGCGGACCTGTCGGCCGAGGCGGCCGAGGCCCGGGTGCAGCGGCTGGCCCGGGAGCAGGCGGCGCTGCCGTTCGCCCTGGACGCGCCGCCGTTGCTGAGGCTGGTGCTGGTGCGGGAGGCGCCGCGCCGGCACACCATGATCGTGACGATCCATCATCTGGTGTGCGACAGCTGGTCGATGGATGTGTTCTACGCGGATCTCGCGGCGGCCTACCGGGGGTTGCGGGAGCGCGGCCGGGCCGGTTTCGGTGATCTGCCGGTGCAGTACGCCGACTATGTCGGCTGGCTGGACGAGCAGTTGGCCGGTGAGCAGATGGAGCGGATGACCGCCCACTGGCAGCGGGCGCTGGCCGGGACGACGCCGCTGGAGCTTCCGGTGGACCGGCCCCGGGACCAGGGGCGCGGCGGGGACGGCGGCCGGGTCGAGGAGCGGCTGGACGGGACGACGACGGCCGCTCTGGAGGAGCTGGCCAAGCGGTCCGGCGGGACGCTGTTCATGGTGCTGCTGACCGGTTTCATGGCGACGCTGGCCCGGGTGACGGGCCAGGAGGACGTGGTGGTGGGCACGCCGGTGGCCGGGCGGCACCATCCGGACGCGGAGCAGCTGGTGGGGTTCTTCGCGAACACCCTGGTGCTGCGGGCCCGGTTGCCGCTGCGCGGCGGGTTCGAGTCGGCGGCCGGGGTGGTGCGGGACGCCTGTCTGGGCGCGTTCTCGCACGACCGGATGCCCTTCGACCGGCTGGTGCAGGAGATGCGGCAGACCCGGGCGCTGGACCGCAATCCGCTGTTCGACGTGATGTTCTCGATGCCGAACACGCCCGCCGCGGAGGTGCCGCTGCCGGGCCTGACGATGGCCCCGGTGGAACTGACCGGTACGGCGGCGAAGTTCGACCTGTGGCTGACCGTGCTGCCGGACGGGGACGGGCTGCGGCTCCAGTTGGACTACGACCGGGGCCTGTACGACGCGGCGACGGCGGCGCGGATCGTGGAGCTGCACCGGCAGGTGCTGGCGGACGCGCTGCGGGACCCGTCGGTGCCCGTGGGGGCGCTGCCCCTGGCGGCGGCCCCGGTCCCGGCACAGACGCCCGCGGTGCCGGCCCCCGCGGCGGTGCCGGTCACGGTGTCGGAGCTGCTGGCGCGGCGCGGCGCGGAGGACGCGGTGCTGTCCTCGGCGGACGCCGTGCTGACGCTGGGCGAGTTGCGGGAGTGGGCGGCCGATCTGGCCGGGCGGCTGCGGGCGGAGGGGATCGCCGGGCCCGGTATGCGGGTGACGACTCCCCCGGTGCCGTCGGCCGGGCTGATCGCCGTACTCCTGGCGGTGTTCGAGGTCGGCGCGGTACCGGCGTACGGGCAGCGGCACGACCGGGCGGGCGCGTTCGTCCGGCGGGCCGAGGAGGAGCCGGGCGGCTGGGTGATCACCACCGGGCCGAGGTTCGATCCGGTGCCGGACCCGGGCACGCCGGGGCCGGAGGCGACCGCCTGGTCGGCGGGTGACGGGGGCCCGGAGGGGTCCGGGGCCGCGGTGTCGCACGGGGCACTGGCCGCCGCGCTGGCCGGGGTCGCGGAGCGGCTGTCGGTGACCGCCGAGGACGATGTGCTGCTGCTGGACGGCGGCGCCCCGCCGTCCCCGGTGGACCTGTTGATGCCGTTGGCCCATGCCCGCAGTCTGATGCTGTCGGGGGTGCAGCTGGCCCCGGCCGGGCCGCCCGCCGCGTTCGTCCTGGCCGATCCGCCGACCTGGCGGCGGGTGCTGACCGAGGGCTGGGAGCCGCCGCCCGGGGCCCGCCTCGTCTGTGTGGGCGAGGTGCTCGCCCCCGACCTGGTGGACATGCTGACACGGACCGGACGCACGGTGTTCCTGGGCCGCCCCGGCCCGCAGGCGGCGGCGATGCCCGCCGCGCTGGCCCCGCTGGACGAGAGGCGGGGGCGCCGGCTGGGGCCGCCGCCCGCCGGGGTGGTGCGGAGCCTGCTGGACGTACGGGGCATGCCGGTGTCGGGCGGTCTGGTCGGCGAGTTGCACGTCGCCGACGGGACCGGCACCGCCGTACCGGTGGGGCTGCGATGCCGGCGGGCCCGCGACGGGGCCCTGGAGGCGGTCGGGCCCGGTGAGGGACGGCTGTTCGTCGGGGACCGCGCCGTACCGGCCGCGGCCGTCGAGCGGGTGCTCGCCGGTTTCCCCGGCGTGGGCGCCGCAGCGGTGACCACCGACCCCGGTGCGAGCCGGCTGATCGCCTGGCTGGTGCCGGACGGCAGCGTCGCGGCGGGCACCGGACCGGAGCGGGAGGCGTTCGCCGCCGACATCCGGGGCCGGGCCAGGTCCGCGCTGCCCGGCTACCGCGTCCCGGCCGTCTTCGGCGTACTGGACGAACTGCCCGAGGCTCCGGGCGGCGGACCGGACCGGGGGGCGCTGCCGGCGCCGCCGGCGCCCGCGCCGCGCGAACCGGTGGCGGAGGTGGCACCCCGCAACGGGGTGGAGCGCCGGGTGCTGGCGATCTTCCAGGACGTCCTGGGGCTGTCGGTGGTCGGGGTGCACGGCGACTTCTTCGGGCTCGGCGGGCACTCCCTGCTCGCCGCGAAACTGCTGAGCCGGGTCCGGGCCGAGTTCGGTCTCCAGGTCCCGGTACGCGACTTCTTCCGTCTGCCGACCCCGGCCGGACTGGCCGCGGCCATCGAGGAACTGGAGCGGGCCCGCGACCGCAGGCCCACCTCAGACGAGGCGCTGCTCGCTCAGCTCGCCGGGATGTCCGACGACGAGATCGACCAGCTCCTGCGCCATATGAACTGA
- a CDS encoding thioesterase II family protein produces the protein MADPVSQVVCFPHAGGSSAEFRNWQRYTSALKVTAVQLPGREVRLGEAPFREMTALVDALAPALRPLTRRPYALYGHSMGALVAFEVLRRFVELELPLPQALFVSGRDAPQYADQEQVHHLPDAELLDRLRAWEGMEPQDLAQYAELVALMLPTIRADLTLAETYGYVPGPPLPVPVRVLRGTRDPLVRAGDAGWARQTSADCSVHDFDGGHFFVQDHERSVVTFIETALGVSAVREAGTQ, from the coding sequence GTGGCCGATCCGGTCAGCCAGGTGGTGTGTTTTCCGCATGCCGGTGGCAGTTCCGCGGAGTTCCGGAACTGGCAGCGGTACACCTCGGCGCTGAAGGTCACCGCGGTGCAGTTGCCGGGCCGGGAAGTGCGCCTCGGTGAGGCGCCGTTCCGGGAGATGACCGCGCTCGTCGACGCGTTGGCGCCCGCGCTGCGGCCGCTGACCCGCCGGCCGTACGCGCTCTACGGGCACAGCATGGGCGCCCTGGTCGCCTTCGAGGTGCTGCGGCGGTTCGTGGAGCTGGAACTGCCGCTGCCTCAGGCGCTGTTCGTGTCGGGGCGGGACGCCCCGCAGTACGCGGACCAGGAGCAGGTCCACCATCTGCCGGACGCGGAACTGCTGGACCGGTTGCGGGCCTGGGAAGGCATGGAACCCCAAGACCTCGCGCAGTACGCGGAGTTGGTCGCGCTGATGCTGCCCACCATCCGGGCGGATCTGACCCTGGCGGAGACCTACGGGTATGTGCCGGGGCCGCCGCTGCCGGTGCCGGTGCGGGTGTTGCGCGGTACGCGGGACCCGCTGGTGCGGGCCGGGGACGCGGGCTGGGCCCGGCAGACCTCGGCGGACTGTTCGGTGCACGACTTCGACGGAGGTCATTTCTTCGTGCAGGACCACGAGAGGAGCGTCGTGACCTTCATCGAGACGGCACTCGGTGTATCGGCCGTGAGGGAGGCGGGGACCCAGTGA
- a CDS encoding AMP-binding protein, protein MPSPARPTLVHTLVGHAATRGGQTAYEYLHDDGRVDSLTYQELLDRATGAAARLRADGGQNGPALLLYPPGLDFVVAIWACLLAGVPAVPAYPPLFGSTDRITARFLRILDDSKATTLLADPMVLEFFTTGLSAEDLPRVLTLEETGEESAATTASGDTRPDVLAELLRTAARPEDTALIQYTSGSTGQPKGVVLEHRNLLANIEAITDVFQLDKTARVVSWLPPYHDMGLIGFILTPVHGAFPVRLMSPVHFLKNPLAWLRQISELGITHTGGPNFAYDLCDRRAGKADLTGLDLSTWRLAFNGAEPIRPATLHRFTERFAPHGFRPEAFLPCYGLAEATLIVTGHHWTGHERGVDDDGRVDCGPVIDGHTLALVDPDTGTPVPDGAEGEIWISGPSISGGYWNSTGTPDSELFGVLDGTRHLRTGDLGKLRTGHLTVTGRRKDVLIQNGVNHHAHDLCSAAVEDNPAVRPTAAAFSGPDEEVVIAVEVAGQDHDRAALAADIRTRVLTATGVRVHTVVLCPPRSIPRTTSGKIQHSQARTRHLAGELGGTAVTATPATATAEDAELITLFLSSIFAAVCQVPSYGPDETLTAMGGDSLRAAEIAAVVEDALTLPVRVEDVLRAQSPRELTARLARRWADNGVPAGDALQRVKTLMSHE, encoded by the coding sequence ATGCCGAGCCCCGCCCGCCCCACCCTCGTGCACACCCTCGTCGGGCACGCCGCCACCCGCGGCGGGCAGACGGCCTACGAGTACCTGCACGACGACGGGCGAGTGGACAGCCTCACCTATCAGGAGCTGCTGGACCGGGCCACCGGCGCGGCGGCGCGGCTGCGCGCCGACGGCGGACAGAACGGCCCCGCCCTGCTGCTCTACCCGCCCGGCCTGGACTTCGTCGTCGCCATCTGGGCCTGCCTGCTCGCCGGCGTGCCCGCCGTTCCCGCGTACCCGCCGCTGTTCGGCTCCACCGACCGCATCACGGCCCGCTTCCTCCGGATCCTCGACGACTCCAAGGCCACCACCCTGCTGGCCGACCCGATGGTGCTGGAATTCTTCACCACCGGCCTGAGCGCCGAGGACCTGCCGAGGGTCCTCACCCTGGAGGAGACCGGCGAGGAGAGCGCCGCCACGACCGCGAGCGGCGACACCCGCCCGGACGTCCTGGCCGAGCTGCTGCGCACCGCCGCCCGCCCCGAGGACACCGCTCTCATCCAGTACACGTCGGGCAGCACCGGACAACCCAAAGGCGTTGTCCTGGAACACCGGAATCTGCTCGCCAACATCGAGGCGATCACCGACGTGTTCCAGCTCGACAAAACCGCCCGCGTTGTCTCCTGGCTGCCGCCCTATCACGACATGGGCCTCATCGGATTCATCCTCACACCCGTCCACGGGGCATTTCCGGTCCGCCTGATGTCACCCGTGCATTTCCTCAAGAATCCCCTCGCCTGGCTGCGCCAGATCAGCGAACTCGGCATCACCCACACCGGCGGACCGAATTTCGCCTACGACCTGTGCGACCGGCGCGCCGGCAAGGCCGACCTCACCGGACTCGACCTGAGCACCTGGCGCCTCGCCTTCAACGGCGCCGAACCGATCCGCCCCGCGACCCTCCACCGGTTCACCGAACGCTTCGCACCCCACGGCTTCCGCCCCGAGGCGTTCCTGCCCTGCTACGGACTGGCCGAGGCCACCCTCATCGTCACCGGACACCACTGGACCGGCCACGAGCGGGGCGTCGACGACGACGGCCGCGTCGACTGCGGGCCCGTCATCGACGGACACACCCTCGCCCTCGTCGACCCCGACACCGGCACACCCGTCCCCGACGGCGCCGAGGGCGAGATCTGGATCAGCGGCCCCAGCATCAGCGGCGGCTACTGGAACAGCACCGGCACCCCCGACAGCGAACTCTTCGGCGTCCTCGACGGCACCCGCCACCTGCGCACCGGCGACCTCGGCAAACTGCGCACCGGACACCTCACCGTCACCGGCCGCCGCAAGGACGTCCTCATCCAGAACGGCGTCAACCACCACGCCCACGACCTGTGTTCCGCCGCCGTCGAGGACAACCCCGCCGTACGGCCCACCGCCGCCGCCTTCAGCGGCCCCGACGAAGAAGTCGTCATCGCCGTCGAGGTCGCCGGCCAGGACCACGACCGGGCCGCCCTCGCCGCCGACATCCGGACCCGGGTCCTCACCGCGACCGGAGTCCGCGTGCACACCGTCGTCCTCTGCCCGCCCCGCAGCATCCCCCGCACCACCAGCGGGAAGATCCAGCACTCCCAGGCCCGCACCCGCCACCTCGCGGGCGAACTCGGCGGCACCGCCGTCACCGCCACACCCGCCACCGCCACAGCCGAGGACGCGGAACTCATCACCCTCTTCCTCTCCTCCATCTTCGCCGCCGTCTGTCAGGTCCCCTCCTACGGACCCGACGAGACCCTCACAGCCATGGGCGGGGACTCCCTGCGCGCCGCCGAGATCGCCGCGGTCGTCGAGGACGCCCTCACCCTCCCCGTACGCGTCGAGGACGTCCTGCGCGCCCAGTCGCCCCGCGAACTGACCGCACGACTCGCCCGGCGCTGGGCCGACAACGGCGTACCCGCCGGCGACGCCCTGCAACGCGTCAAGACCCTGATGTCCCACGAGTGA